From Vitis vinifera cultivar Pinot Noir 40024 chromosome 14, ASM3070453v1, a single genomic window includes:
- the LOC100248775 gene encoding uncharacterized protein LOC100248775 isoform X1 yields the protein MTEIVSAVVEKVSEYLVAPIGRQLSYLFCYRSHMDELDKKIQELGRVRGDLQITVDAAIRSGDEIRPIVQDWQTRADKKTREAKTFMEDEKNRTKSCFNGWCPNLMSRYQLGREAHKKAQVIAEIREHRNFPDGVSYSAPAPNVTYKNDDPFESRTSILNEIMDALRDDKNSMIGVWGMGGVGKTTLVEQVAARAKQQKLFDRVVMAYVSQTVDLKKIQAQIADALGLKFEEESETGRAGRLSQRLTQEKKLLIILDDLWAGLALKAIGIPSDHRGLKMVLTSRERDVLSREMGTQENFAVGHLPPGEAWSLFKKMTSDSIEKRDLKPTAEKVLEKCAGLPIAIVIVAKALNGKDPIAWKDALRQLTRSIETTVKGIEAKIFLTLELSYNSLYSNEVKSFFLLCGLLPYGDTPIDNLFKYGVGLDWFQNINSLEEAWDRLHTLIDNLKASSLLLESDDDECVRMHDIVRDVARGIASKDPHRFVVREDDRLEEWSKTDESKSCTFISLNCRAAHELPKCLVCPQLKFCLLDSNNPSLNIPNTFFEGMKGLKVLDLSYMCFTTLPSSLDSLANLQTLCLDGCTLVDIALIGKLTKLQVLSLRRSTIQQLPNEMVQLTNLRLLDLNYCWELEVIPRNILSSLSRLECLYMNRFTQWAIEGESNACLSELNHLSRLTILDLDLHIPDIKLLPKEYTFLEKLTRYSIFIGDWGSYQYCKTSRTLKLNEVDRSLYVGDGIGKLLKKTEELVLRKLIGTKSIPYELDEGFCELKHLHVSASPEIQYVIDSKDQRVQQHGAFPLLESLILDELINLEEVCCGPIPVKFFDNLKTLDVEKCHGLKFLFLLSMARGLLQLEKIEIKSCNVIQQIVVCESESEIKEDDHVETNLQPFPKLRSLKLEDLPELMNFGYFDSKLEMTSQGTCSQGNLDIHMPFFRYKVSFPLNLEELVLKQLPKLMEMDVGNLPNLRILRVEELCLLSKVSFPLNLEELVLNRLPKLMEMDVGNLPNLRILRVEELCLLSKVSFPLNLEELVLKRLPKLMEMDVGNLPNLRILWVEELCLLSKVSLSPNLEEIVLKSLPKLEEIDFGILPKLKILNVEKLPQLVLSSSMFKNFHNLKELHIIDCGMEDMRGVNTSTNDEVLFNEKASFLESRPSTLNDIMDALRDDNINLIGVWGMAGVGKTTLLKQVAQQAKQQRLFTRQAYMDVSWTRDSDKRQEGIAKLRQRIAKALGLPLWKLNADKLKQALKEEKILIILDDIWTEVDLEQVGIPSKDDIWTQCKIVLASRDGDLLCKGMGAQICFPVEYLPLEEAWSLFKKTAGDSMEENLELQPIAIQVVEECEGLPIAIVTIAKALKNETVAVWENALEQLRSCAPTNIRAVDRKVYSCLEWSYTHLKGDDVKSLFLLCGMLGYGDISLDLLLRYGMGLDLFDRIDSLERARNRLLALVEILKASGLLLDSHEDTHMFDEEIDSSLLFMDADNKFVRMHSVVREVARAIASKDPHPLVVREDVRVEEWSETDESKRCAFISLHCKAVHDLPQELVWPELQFFLLQNNNPPLNIPNTFFEGMKKLKVLDLSHMHFTTLPSSLDSLANLRTLHLDGCELGDIALIGKLTKLEVLSLVGSTIQRLPKEMMQLTNLRLLDLDYCKKLEVIPRNILSSLSRLECLSMMSGFTKWAVEGESNACLSELNHLSYLTTLFIEIPDAKLLPKDILFENLTRYVISIGNWGGFRTKKALALEEVDRSLYLGDGISKLLERSEELRFWKLSGTKYVLYPSNRESFRELKHLEVFYSPEIQYIIDSKDQWFLQHGAFPLLESLILDTLEIFEEVWHGPIPIGSFGNLKTLEVESCPKLKFLLLFSMARGFSQLEEMTIEDCDAMQQIIAYERESEIEEDGHVGTNLQLFPKLRSLKLKNLPQLINFSSELETTSSTSLSTNARSEDSFFSHKVSFSKLEELTLKDLPKLKDIWHHQLPFESFSNLQILRVYGCPCLLNLVPAHLIHNFQNLKEMDVQDCMLLEHVIINLQEIDGNVEILPKLETLKLKDLPMLRWMEDGNDRMKHISSLLTLMNIQNLQELHITNCSMEDLRKM from the exons ATGACAGAGATCGTTAGTGCCGTTGTTGAAAAAGTTTCAGAGTACTTGGTTGCTCCAATTGGACGCCAGCTTAGTTATCTGTTTTGCTACCGCAGCCACATGGATGAACTCGACAAGAAGATTCAGGAATTGGGGCGTGTGAGGGGTGACCTTCAGATAACTGTTGATGCAGCTATTAGAAGTGGGGATGAAATCAGACCTATTGTTCAAGACTGGCAGACTCGGGCAGACAAGAAGACACGGGAGGCAAAGACATTCATGGAAGATGAAAAGAACAGAACCAAGAGCTGTTTCAATGGGTGGTGTCCTAACCTCATGTCACGTTACCAGCTAGGCAGAGAAGCACACAAGAAGGCGCAGGTTATTGCTGAAATCAGAGAACACCGCAATTTCCCCGATGGCGTATCATATAGTGCCCCCGCCCCGAACGTGACTTATAAAAATGATGACCCTTTTGAATCAAGAACATcaattttgaatgaaataatGGATGCATTGAGAGATGATAAGAACAGCATGATTGGGGTATGGGGAATGGGCGGTGTGGGCAAAACCACGCTGGTAGAACAAGTAGCTGCACGAGCTAAGCAACAGAAGTTATTTGACAGAGTAGTGATGGCATATGTATCCCAAACTGTGGACTTGAAGAAAATCCAAGCACAGATTGCAGATGCGTTAGGTTTGAAATTTGAGGAGGAGAGCGAAACCGGAAGAGCAGGGCGGCTTAGTCAGAGGTTGACACAAGAGAAGAAGCTTCTCATAATTTTAGATGATCTTTGGGCGGGCCTTGCTTTGAAGGCCATCGGGATCCCTTCGGATCATAGAGGGCTGAAAATGGTGCTGACTTCTAGAGAGCGTGACGTTTTGTCTAGGGAGATGGGCACCCAAGAGAATTTTGCTGTTGGACATTTGCCGCCAGGAGAAGCATggagtttatttaaaaaaatgacaagTGATTCAATTGAGAAACGTGATTTGAAACCTACAGCAGAGAAGGTGCTTGAAAAATGCGCGGGTTTGCCTATTGCAATTGTTATAGTTGCAAAGGCATTAAATGGGAAGGATCCGATTGCATGGAAGGATGCCCTACGACAACTGACACGATCTATTGAGACCACTGTTAAAGGAATTGAAGCAAAAATCTTCCTCACTCTAGAGTTGAGCTACAATTCCTTGTACAGTAATGAGGTGAAGTCATTCTTCCTGCTTTGCGGTTTGTTGCCTTATGGTGATACTCCAATTGATAACTTGTTTAAATATGGTGTGGGTCTCGATTGGTTCCAAAACATCAATTCATTGGAAGAAGCCTGGGATAGACTGCATACGTTGATTGACAACCTCAAAGCTTCAAGTTTATTGCtagaaagtgatgatgatgaatgTGTCAGAATGCATGACATTGTTCGTGATGTCGCCAGAGGAATTGCATCCAAGGATCCTCATCGATTTGTAGTAAGGGAAGACGATCGATTGGAAGAATGGTCAAAGACTGATGAATCCAAAAGCTGCACTTTCATCTCTTTGAATTGCAGAGCCGCCCATGAGCTTCCTAAATGCTTGGTATGTCCCCAACTTAAATTTTGTCTATTGGACAGCAACAATCCTTCTTTGAATATCCCGAACACATTTTTCGAAGGGATGAAAGGACTCAAAGTTTTAGATTTGTCCTACATGTGTTTTACAACACTACCTTCATCACTTGATTCCCTTGCAAATCTTCAAACATTATGTCTAGATGGGTGCACGTTGGTAGACATTGCTCTGATTGGAAAGCTAACGAAACTACAAGTTCTTAGCTTGAGGCGTTCTACAATCCAACAATTGCCTAATGAAATGGTGCAATTGACCAATCTAAGGCTGTTGGACTTGAACTATTGCTGGGAACTTGAAGTTATTCCACGGAATATCTTATCAAGTTTGTCTCGATTAGAATGTTTATACATGAATAGGTTTACTCAATGGGCGATTGAAGGTGAAAGCAATGCTTGTTTATCTGAGCTAAATCATTTGTCTCGCTTGACAATTTTAGATTTGGATCTACATATACCAGATATCAAGTTGCTACCAAAAGAATACACGTTCTTGGAGAAGCTAACAAGGTATTCAATATTTATAGGCGATTGGGGGTCCTACCAATATTGTAAAACGTCAAGAACATTAAAGCTCAATGAGGTTGATAGAAGCTTATATGTGGGAGATGGAATTGGCAAGTTATTAAAGAAGACTGAAGAACTAGTGTTAAGGAAATTGATTGGTACTAAAAGTATTCCCTATGAATTAGATGAGGGTTTTTGTGAGCTGAAGCATCTTCACGTTAGTGCAAGTCCAGAGATTCAATATGTCATTGATTCGAAGGATCAACGAGTTCAACAACATGGTGCCTTTCCTTTATTAGAGTCGTTGATTCTTGATGAGTTGATTAACTTGGAAGAAGTGTGTTGTGGCCCAATTCCAGTAAAGTTTTTTGATAACTTAAAAACTCTGGATGTGGAGAAATGTCATGGATTgaaatttctctttttacttTCCATGGCTAGAGGCCTTCTGCAACTTGAAAAAATAGAGATAAAAAGTTGCAATGTCATACAACAAATAGTTGTCTGTGAAAGCGAATCAGAGATAAAAGAAGATGACCATGTTGAGACCAACTTACAACCATTCCCTAAATTACGATCTTTGAAACTTGAGGATCTACCAGAGCTCATGAACTTTGGCTACTTCGACTCTAAGTTGGAAATGACATCGCAAGGAACGTGTTCCCAAGGCAATCTTGATATTCACATGCCGTTTTTCAGATATAAG GTTTCATTCCCTCTTAATTTGGAGGAGTTGGTTCTAAAACAACTTCCCAAGTTGATGGAGATGGATGTTGGGAACCTTCCAAACTTAAGAATCCTACGGGTAGAAGAACTATGTCTTTTGTCTAAG GTTTCATTCCCTCTTAATTTGGAGGAGTTGGTTCTAAATCGACTTCCCAAGTTGATGGAGATGGATGTTGGGAACCTTCCAAACTTAAGAATCCTACGGGTAGAAGAACTATGTCTTTTGTCTAAG GTTTCATTCCCTCTTAATTTGGAGGAGTTGGTTCTAAAACGACTTCCCAAGTTGATGGAGATGGATGTTGGGAACCTTCCAAACTTAAGAATCCTATGGGTAGAAGAACTATGTCTTTTGTCTAAG GTTTCACTTTCTCCTAATTTGGAGGAGATAGTTCTAAAAAGTCTTCCAAAATTGGAGGAGATAGATTTTGGGATCCTCCCAAAGTTAAAAATCCTAAACGTTGAGAAACTACCTCAATTAGTTTTGTCTTCTTCAATGTTCAAGAATTTTCACAATCTCAAAGAGTTACATATCATTGATTGTGGGATGGAAGACATGAGAGGTGTCAATACTTCTACTAATGATGAAGTGCTCTTCAATGAAAAG GCTTCATTCCTAGAATCAAGACCCTCCACTCTGAACGATATTATGGATGCCTTAAGAGACGACAATATCAACTTGATTGGAGTATGGGGCATGGCCGGTGTGGGCAAAACAACACTGCTGAAACAAGTGGCTCAACAAGCTAAGCAACAGCGGTTGTTCACCAGACAAGCTTATATGGATGTATCCTGGACTCGAGACTCGGATAAACGTCAAGAAGGAATTGCTAAACTTCGACAAAGAATTGCAAAAGCGTTGGGCTTACCACTTTGGAAGCTCAATGCGGATAAACTGAAGCAGGCACTGAAGGAAGAGAAGATCCTTATTATCTTAGATGATATTTGGACGGAAGTTGATTTGGAGCAAGTCGGAATTCCTTCTAAAGATGATATTTGGACGCAATGCAAAATAGTGTTGGCTTCGAGAGATGGAGACCTATTATGCAAAGGCATGGGCGCACAAATTTGTTTTCCAGTGGAATATTTACCACTAGAAGAAGCTTGGAGTTTGTTTAAGAAGACAGCAGGTGATTCCATGGAGGAGAATCTTGAACTGCAACCCATAGCCATTCAAGTAGTTGAAGAATGTGAGGGTCTACCAATTGCAATTGTAACAATTGCCAAGGCATTAAAAAATGAGACCGTGGCTGTATGGGAGAATGCCTTGGAACAACTTAGGAGTTGTGCACCAACAAACATTAGAGCAGTGGATAGGAAGGTTTACTCATGTCTGGAGTGGAGCTACACCCATTTGAAGGGTGATGACGTTAAGTCATTGTTCTTACTTTGTGGGATGTTGGGCTATGGTGATATTTCATTGGATCTCTTGTTAAGATATGGTATGGGTCTGGATTTGTTTGATCGCATCGACTCATTGGAGCGAGCAAGAAATAGACTACTTGCATTGGTGGAAATCCTCAAAGCCTCAGGCTTGTTACTTGACAGTCATGAAGATACACACATGTTTGATGAAGAAATAGATTCAAGTTTGCTTTTCATGGATGCTGATAACAAGTTTGTGAGGATGCACAGTGTTGTTCGTGAAGTTGCCAGAGCAATTGCATCCAAGGATCCTCATCCATTAGTAGTCAGAGAAGATGTTAGAGTGGAAGAATGGTCAGAGACTGATGAATCCAAAAGGTGCGCTTTCATCTCTTTGCATTGCAAAGCTGTGCATGACCTTCCTCAAGAGTTGGTATGGCCGGaacttcaattttttctattgCAGAACAACAATCCTCCCTTGAATATCCCGAACACATTTTTCGAAGGGATGAAAAAACTCAAAGTTTTGGATTTGTCCCATATGCATTTTACAACACTACCATCATCACTTGATTCCCTTGCAAATCTCCGAACATTGCATCTGGATGGGTGCGAGTTGGGAGACATTGCTCTAATTGGAAAGCTAACGAAACTAGAAGTTCTTAGCTTGGTGGGTTCTACAATCCAACGATTGCCTAAAGAAATGATGCAACTAACTAATCTAAGACTCTTGGATTTGGATTATTGCAAGAAGCTTGAAGTAATTCCACGAAATATCTTATCAAGTTTGTCTCGATTAGAATGTTTGAGCATGATGTCTGGCTTTACTAAATGGGCAGTTGAAGGTGAAAGCAATGCTTGTTTATCAGAGCTAAATCATTTGTCTTATTTGACAactttatttatagaaatacCAGATGCTAAGTTGCTACCAAAAGACATTCTATTTGAGAACTTGACAAGATATGTGATATCTATAGGTAATTGGGGGGGGTTCAGAACCAAAAAAGCATTGGCGCTCGAAGAAGTCGATAGAAGCTTATATTTGGGGGATGGAATAAGCAAGTTGTTGGAGAGAAGTGAAGAACTAAGGTTCTGGAAATTAAGTGGTACTAAATATGTGCTTTACCCATCAAATAGGGAGAGTTTTCGTGAACTGAAGCATCTTGAAGTTTTTTACAGTCCCGAGATTCAATATATCATTGATTCAAAGGATCAATGGTTTCTGCAACATGGTGCTTTTCCTCTATTGGAGTCATTGATTCTTGATACTCTGGAAATTTTTGAAGAAGTATGGCATGGCCCAATTCCAATAGGGTCTTTTGGTAACTTAAAAACTCTAGAAGTGGAGTCATGTCCTAAATTGAAATTTCTCCTTCTGTTTTCCATGGCTAGAGGCTTTTCCCAACTTGAAGAAATGACAATAGAAGATTGCGATGCCATGCAACAAATAATCGCATATGAAAGGGAGTCAGAAATAGAAGAAGATGGACATGTTGGGACCAACTTGCAACTATTCCCTAAATTGCGATCCTTGAAACTCAAGAATCTACCACAGCTCATCAACTTCAGTTCCGAGTTAGAAACAACATCTTCCACATCTTTGAGTACAAATGCAAGGTCGGAAGACTCATTTTTTAGTCATAAG GTTTCATTCTCTAAGTTAGAGGAGTTGACACTCAAAGATTTGCCCAAGCTAAAGGATATATGGCATCATCAACTTCCATTTGAATCCTTCTCCAATCTACAGATCTTAAGGGTGTACGGATGTCCATGTCTACTCAATCTTGTCCCAGCTCATTTGATACACAACTTCCAGAATTTAAAAGAGATGGATGTGCAAGATTGTATGCTCCTAGAGCATGTGATTATTAATCTTCAAGAAATTGATGGAAATGTCGAGATCCTCCCAAAGTTAGAAACCTTGAAATTGAAGGACTTGCCTATGCTAAGATGGATGGAAGACGGGAATGACAGGATGAAACATATTTCCTCTCTTCTGACACTCATGAATATTCAAAACCTTCAAGAACTACATATCACTAATTGTAGTATGGAAGACCTACGGAAGATGTAG